AATAACCTGTTTTTGACCGAATGGGTTCGCTTCTGTTGCCGCCTTTGTATTGCAACGCTGAGATGCCTCCGTCTAACCCGCCATAAAACCTTAAGAACAAAAGCTCCAAAACGCTTGGTCTTCCATACTTGTAAAAGTCCCTAACGATGCCATCTCTTAAGTTTATTTTCTTATTAAGGGCTTCTTTTCTATTGTTTAGATTTTCCTCAAGTAATAAAAGATCGTTATTTATATTAGAAAGTTGCCTTTTTAGCGATTCTATTTGCAAATCTGTTACCCGCAAAGACGACAAAAAACCCTCTATTTGTTTTTCCACATCATTTATTTGTTGTCTGGTTTTTTCAAGCTTTGAAGTGTATTTTTTTATTTCTTTTTGGCATTCTTCTAGAGAAGCGCAATCTTCCCCAGCGCTAGCACAAAAAAATGCCACGGCAGAAAAAAGGTTGTACATGAAAATAAATACTAAAAATACTAGCATCCTACCTTTTCTACATAAAAATGTGGACATGTTAATAATTATCTCATAATCGGAGCGGCTGTAGTTTGACTACAGTTTGGATATAGATTATGCTTGCGTTAGTAACAAATTTTGGCAAAGTTTTTTTGCTTAAACTTAAAGGCATGTTGATTTCATTAAAACGCTTACTAACTAAGTCCTTACCTATCTTTCTTATAACAATAAGTTGGTTGTACGCCCCAGTATATACGCACAAAAACTTGGTTTACGCCATAAGCGCTGAATGCGTCGGATATTTTTTTTCAAATAAAGCGCTTTTTGTACTAGCACTAACACGTTGTGCGCCAAAGGGTGGGTTTTGTATAAAGCCTATGCTTAAAATAGGATGCAAGGGGGGTGGGTGTGTAGATTGTTGCTTCGGCTCAAACTACGAATGCGGAAGTATTGGGCTTTTCCAAATCTACACCTGTTGTCAAAAAATAAACAACCGTCCTCCAACTGATAGATGCGGAATCAAAAACATATCCCAAGGCGGCGCTACTATTTCTTATTTGGAAAAAGATTGCCAAATGGGCAAAGCGTGCCCTCCAAGTGGAACTGGGCAATGCCAAAATTGTGATGGAACATACACTGGAATTTGTTATAAAAACGGGGACGGGCCTTTGTTTAACGCCTGCTGCTCCGGATTTACTTGTCCTAAAGAGGTAAACGGTGTAACTCCATGTATATCCGCTGAATTATTGACCCAAAAGCTTATAAAAAGACTGGCAAGCATCATCTATCCGGTTACTTTAATAATAGGTATGTGGCTTGTAGTAATAAACGGATATAGAATGATGACAAGCCAAGGGGACCCAAACAAACTACAAAACGCCAAAGAGGGCTTGACATCCGCGATAATTGGTATATTATTTATAATGTTAGCTGTTTCTATACTTAGGGTTATCATAATGTCTATGATAACTGGGGACGTGGATCCCTTTGGGTAATAATTAACGGCTAACTAAATAATAAAGGAGGTTTATGA
This DNA window, taken from candidate division WOR-3 bacterium, encodes the following:
- a CDS encoding pilin is translated as MLKIGCKGGGCVDCCFGSNYECGSIGLFQIYTCCQKINNRPPTDRCGIKNISQGGATISYLEKDCQMGKACPPSGTGQCQNCDGTYTGICYKNGDGPLFNACCSGFTCPKEVNGVTPCISAELLTQKLIKRLASIIYPVTLIIGMWLVVINGYRMMTSQGDPNKLQNAKEGLTSAIIGILFIMLAVSILRVIIMSMITGDVDPFG